A genome region from Cucurbita pepo subsp. pepo cultivar mu-cu-16 chromosome LG02, ASM280686v2, whole genome shotgun sequence includes the following:
- the LOC111787803 gene encoding 60S ribosomal protein L37-3-like: MGKGTGSFGKRRNKTHTLCVRCGRRSFHLQKSRCSACAFPAARKRKYNWSVKAIRRKTTGTGRMRYMRHVPRRFKSGFREGTEAAPRSKGAAASA, translated from the exons ATG GGTAAGGGAACGGGAAGTTTCGGTAAGAGGAGGAACAAGACCCACACTCTCTGTGTTAGGTGTGGCCGTCGCAGCTTCCACCTGCAGAAGAGTCGATGTTCCGCCTGTGCATTTCCGGCTGCCCGTAAGCGAAAAT ATAACTGGAGCGTGAAGGCGATTAGGAGGAAGACCACTGGAACTGGGCGGATGAGATACATGCGCCATGTTCCACGCAGATTCAAGAGTGGTTTCAGAGAAG GTACTGAAGCAGCGCCCAGGAGCAAAGGAGCAGCAGCGTCTGCCTAA
- the LOC111787807 gene encoding uncharacterized protein LOC111787807, producing MDAAEEHQSKPGLFDQILPPRLEDAGLEDCALPPDSIREAFFKAASAIKSTATAFLSSDDGDDSDGYGVEDNWSPIASLPTDVVTGILPELDPPAACATDKGLKLPEFDVDGVVVGGMEERRGKGCVVDVLEGLEVGDEAKKKKKSGEEEEQPILAEGFALNSAV from the coding sequence ATGGACGCAGCAGAAGAACACCAATCCAAACCAGGTCTCTTCGATCAAATCCTCCCTCCCCGTCTCGAAGACGCTGGACTCGAGGATTGTGCCCTTCCTCCCGATTCTATTCGCGAAGCCTTCTTCAAGGCCGCCTCCGCTATCAAATCCACGGCCACCGCCTTTCTTTCCTCCGACGACGGCGACGATTCCGATGGCTACGGTGTCGAGGATAACTGGTCGCCTATTGCCTCTCTACCTACCGATGTCGTCACTGGAATCTTGCCGGAACTGGATCCTCCGGCAGCTTGCGCGACGGATAAGGGATTGAAACTGCCGGAGTTTGATGTCGATGGGGTCGTAGTAGGGGGAAtggaggagaggagaggaaaGGGTTGTGTGGTAGATGTATTGGAAGGGCTGGAGGTTGGAGATGAagccaagaagaagaagaagagcggtgaagaagaagagcaacCTATTTTAGCGGAAGGTTTTGCTTTAAATTCAGCAGTTTAA
- the LOC111789415 gene encoding uncharacterized protein LOC111789415: MANSASDSYLQAVSLGKHMSSSLFSIPGFFAGFGSRGFVDSDSLRSPTSPLDFRLFSNLSNPFGFKSISSAESESGRQNKFVSSEIGLGIINSIVVDDCGPTSEAPDSNPRKNVIFGPQIKTKIFKSSTHYIKSLGSSWKSYSLPSNYTISSLSKTKVPSSSGAINGDSANGEFSALESEPFEHNAGSFSSSGIVDLTQTSDPSAEFFPLINNGPQGEKSLPMKSCSLPITIGNDSHIASLSAREIELSEDYTCIISHGPNPKMTRIFGDCILECQTDENVDSGRTDSEEPGIKSSPLGSCSEGLSYEAAGNASLRICHSCRKVLKEEHDIYLWRDGKALCSSQCSSQEISAEDKIEKGSEDGSDSSAASSYHEDLFIMGLPFAL; the protein is encoded by the exons ATGGCTAATTCTGCTTCAGACTCCTACTTACAAGCTGTCTCATTGGGCAAACATATGAGCAGTTCTCTGTTCAGTATTCCTGGATTCTTTGCCGGGTTTGGGTCGAGAGGTTTCGTAGACAGCGATTCACTTAGAAGTCCTACGTCGCCTTTGGATTTCAGGCTTTTTTCCAATCTAAGCAACCCATTTGGTTTTAAATCCATATCATCAGCTGAATCTGAAAGTGGTCGTCAAAATAAGTTTGTTTCTAGTGAGATAGGTCTTGGCATCATAAATTCTATTGTTGTTGATGACTGTGGACCGACCAGTGAAGCCCCCGAttcgaacccgaggaagaaTGTAATATTTGGTCcacaaatcaaaactaaaatctttaaatCGTCAACCCATTATATCAAATCTTTGGGTTCTTCTTGGAAATCTTATTCTTTGCCAAGCAATTATACAATCTCGTCACTTTCCAAAACCAAAGTTCCAAGCTCCTCTGGAGCCATAAATGGTGACTCTGCCAATGGAGAATTTTCTGCTTTAGAATCTGAACCCTTCGAACATAATGCTGGCAGCTTTTCCTCCTCTGGTATTGTTGACTTGACTCAAACTTCTGATCCAAGTGCTGaattttttcctttgattAACAATGGCCCTCAAGGGGAAAAGTCATTGCCCATGAAATCCTGTTCCTTGCCAATAACCATTGGAAACGATTCACATATAGCCTCTCTTTCTGCTAGAGAGATAGAACTTTCTGAAGACTATACTTGCATTATTTCTCATGGTCCAAACCCAAAGATGACGCGCATTTTTGGTGACTGTATTTTGGAATGTCAGACGGATGAAAATGTCGATTCCGGTAGGACAGATTCAGAAGAACCTGGGATCAAATCATCTCCGTTGGGAAGTTGCTCAGAAGGTTTGAGCTATGAAGCTGCTGGGAATGCGAGTTTGCGAATCTGTCACTCGTGCAGGAAAGTTTTGAAAGAAGAGCATGATATTTATCTATGGAG GGATGGCAAGGCTCTCTGCAGTTCTCAATGCAGCTCTCAGGAGATTTCCGCAGAAGATAAAATCGAGAAGGGTTCGGAAGATGGCAGCGATAGCTCTGCAGCGTCGAGCTACCATGAAGATCTCTTCATCATGGGTCTCCCTTTTGCTTTATGA
- the LOC111788636 gene encoding nitrate regulatory gene2 protein-like: MGCSQSKIENEEAIARCKDRKIHMKDAVAARNAFAAAHSAYIMSLKNTGASLSDYAHGEVQNPQLVNETAQSNPKIDSVAASYEPLEPPPPPLPNFFSPLHRAASMPEINILKSDLKPVPIIEEEDENEVDNEGSVGSLRRRSKKGSGGGGSSRIGNTELDAELEGPPPPPPTSTPPLKMNRPLPPAQLQNTTYDYFFAMDNMPGPTLSEAEEANINEQEIEGDLFDKSPERRENDDIEDRRGGKEAEAVEPPPPPPVVAEPSAITSKSLKKVGGVGSMDEAKFNLLQIFVKLDDHFLKASESAHEVSKMLEATRLHYHSNFADGRGHIDHSARVMRVITWNRSFRGISDMDNGKDELYADDQETHATVLDKLLAWEKKLYDEVKAGEIMKFEYQRKVAALNRLKNRSSNSESLEKAKAAVSHLHTRYIVDMQSLDSTVSEINRLRDQQLYPKLVQLVHGMTLMWESMRIQHEDQLKIVSALRYLDLSQSPKETSLHHHEHTVQLCNIVREWHLQFEKLVVRQKDYIKALSSWLKLNLVPIESSLKEKVSSPPRAQNPPIQRLLIGWHDQLEKLPDEHLRTAISSFSAVINTITLQQEEEMKLKTRCDETEKELERKQRQFNDWHYKYQQRRIPGELDPEKSEENAQDAAVTEKLVVVELLKKKLEEEKESHAKQCLHVREKSLVSLKNQLPELFRALSEFSYAASEMYKNLSSISQV, from the exons ATGGGTTGCTCACAATCGAAGATCGAGAACGAAGAAGCGATTGCGCGGTGTAAAGACAGGAAGATTCACATGAAAGATGCTGTTGCGGCGCGTAATGCTTTTGCGGCTGCTCATTCCGCTTATATAATGTCTTTGAAGAACACTGGAGCTTCTTTGAGCGATTACGCCCATGGGGAAGTTCAGAATCCGCAGTTGGTCAATGAAACTGCTCAATCGAACCCGAAAATTGATTCTGTTGCAGCGTCTTATGAGCCCCTTgagccaccgccgccgccgcttccgaatttcttttctcctcttcATAGAGCAGCTAGTATGCCGGAGATAAACATACTCAAGTCCGATCTGAAGCCAGTTCCCATTATCGAGGAGgaggatgaaaatgaagtCGACAATGAGGGTTCTGTTGGTTCgttgaggaggagaagcaAAAAAGGTAGCGGTGGAGGTGGGAGTAGCCGAATTGGAAACACAGAGCTTGATGCAGAATTGGAGGgtccgccgccgccaccgcctACTAGTACTCCACCGCTGAAGATGAACCGGCCATTACCACCGGCGCAACTACAGAATACGACTTATGATTACTTCTTTGCTATGGACAATATGCCGGGTCCGACTTTGAGCGAGGCTGAGGAGGCCAATATCAATGAGCAGGAGATTGAAGGCGACCTGTTTGATAAAAGTCctgaaagaagagaaaatgatgACATAGAGGATCGAAGAGGGGGCAAAGAAGCTGAAGCAGTGgaaccgccgccgccgccgcctgtGGTGGCGGAGCCATCAGCTATAACATCTAAGAGCTTGAAGAAGGTCGGGGGTGTAGGTTCCATGGATGAGGCTAAATTTAATCTGTTGCAGATATTTGTGAAACTTGATGATCATTTTCTCAAGGCTTCTGAAAGTGCCCATGAAGTGTCCAAGATGCTTGAGGCTACACGATTGCATTATCACTCAAATTTTGCTGATGGTCGAG GGCACATCGATCACTCTGCTAGAGTGATGCGTGTTATTACCTGGAACAGGTCCTTTAGAGGAATCTCTGATATGGATAATGGAAAAGATGAACTTTATGCAGATGATCAAGAAACTCATGCCACTGTGCTAGATAAACTCCTGGCTTGGGAAAAGAAGTTATATGATGAAGTTAAG GCAGGTGAAATCATGAAATTCGAGTACCAAAGGAAGGTTGCTGCACTGAACAGGCTAAAGAATCGAAGTTCTAATTCAGAATCATTGGAGAAAGCAAAAGCAGCCGTGAGTCACTTGCATACAAGATACATCGTTGACATGCAATCCTTGGATTCAACTGTCTCGGAGATTAATCGTTTGCGAGACCAACAGTTATACCCAAAACTCGTTCAGCTTGTTCATGG GATGACATTGATGTGGGAGTCGATGAGAATTCAGCATGAAGATCAATTGAAGATTGTAAGCGCATTGAGATATCTGGATCTCTCTCAATCCCCAAAAGAAACTAGTCTGCATCACCACGAGCACACGGTACAGCTCTGCAACATCGTGAGAGAGTGGCATTTGCAGTTTGAGAAGCTCGTGGTGCGTCAAAAAGATTACATAAAAGCATTAAGCAGTTGGTTGAAACTAAATCTAGTTCCTATAGAGAGTAGCTTGAAAGAGAAGGTTTCTTCTCCACCAAGAGCTCAAAATCCCCCCATTCAGAGACTTCTCATTGGTTGGCACGACCAACTCGAAAAACTCCCAGACGAACATCTTCGAACTGCTATATCCAGCTTCAGTGCTGTGATAAATACTATTACATTGCAGCAGGAAGAAGAGATGAAGCTCAAGACGAGATGCGACGAGACTGAGAAGGAGCTCGAGCGCAAGCAGAGGCAATTTAATGACTGGCATTACAAATACCAGCAACGAAGAATCCCCGGCGAGTTGGACCCCGAGAAGTCGGAAGAAAACGCGCAGGACGCCGCGGTTACAGAGAAGCTGGTGGTTGTAGAgttgttgaagaagaaattggaggaggaaaaggaaagtcaTGCAAAGCAATGCCTTCATGTGAGGGAGAAATCACTGGTGAGTCTCAAGAATCAGCTGCCGGAGCTGTTCAGGGCATTGTCGGAATTTTCTTACGCCGCCTCCGAGATGTACAAGAACTTGAGCTCGATTTCTCAGGTCTAA
- the LOC111788635 gene encoding nitrate regulatory gene2 protein-like isoform X2 encodes MPEMNVHKSDLKPGSPIIEEEDKNENEGSVGGLRRRRSNKSKRDEGSSRNRNSELNDILANASPQVPPPPPSENRHIPPPPQQNSTYDYFFSMDLPVSTFSEVDEVYINKEEIDIKPKVVDIDDIDERRRSVKAETAEPLLEEPVEPPPSLPAEPATAVAKSSKKTNQAGSMGSIEGKRMVKPNLNLLQIFIDIDDHFLKSCESAREVSKMLEATRLHYHSNFADNRGHIDHSARVMRVITWNRSFRGLPNMDDGKDDSYAEEQETHATVLDKLLAWEKKLYDEVKAGEVMKFEYQKKVATLNRLKKRDSNVEALEKAKAAVSHLHTRYIVDMQSLDSTVSEISRLRDEQLYPKLVQLVNGMATMWDTMRAHHEMQLKIVSALRSMDLSQSPKETSTHHYERTVQLCGVVRDWHSQFEKLVRCQKDYIKALNSWLKQNVVPIESSLKEKVSSPPRAQSPPIHKLLLAWDDQLERLPDEHLKTAIFTFGGVINTIMLQQDDERKLMLKWEETEKELERKERHFNDWHYKYQQRRTPDELDPEKSEDNTQDSVVTEKLIEVESWKRRLEEEKETHAKQCLHVREKSLLSLKNQLPELFRALSEFSFSSSEMYKNLRSVCQV; translated from the exons ATGCCTGAGATGAATGTGCACAAATCCGATCTCAAGCCAGGATCGCCGATTATTGAGGAAGaggataaaaatgaaaatgaaggcTCTGTTGGTGggttgaggaggaggagaagcaaCAAAAGTAAAAGGGATGAAGGGAGTAGCAGAAATAGAAATTCGGAGCTAAATGACATTTTGGCCAATGCATCGCCGCAagtgccgccgccgccaccatCTGAGAACCGGCACATTCCACCGCCCCCACAACAAAATTCAACTTACGATTATTTCTTCTCTATGGATTTACCCGTCTCGACTTTCTCTGAAGTTGATGAGGTATACATTAACAAAGAGGAGATTGATATAAAGCCCAAGGTAGTGGACATTGACGATATTGATGAGCGGAGAAGAAGTGTAAAGGCTGAGACAGCGGAGCCATTGCTCGAGGAGCCGGTGGAGCCGCCTCCCTCCCTGCCTGCAGAACCTGCAACTGCCGTGGCGAAGAGCTCGAAGAAGACGAACCAAGCAGGATCTATGGGGTCCATAGAGGGAAAGAGGATGGTTAAgccaaatttgaatttgttgcAGATATTTATAGATATTGATGATCATTTTCTCAAGTCTTGTGAGAGTGCCCGTGAAGTGTCCAAGATGCTTGAGGCAACACGATTACACTATCATTCAAACTTTGCTGATAATCGAG GTCACATCGACCATTCTGCCAGGGTGATGCGTGTTATTACATGGAATCGATCATTTAGGGGATTGCCTAATATGGATGATGGAAAAGATGATTCCTATgcagaagaacaagaaactcATGCAACCGTGTTAGATAAACTACTGGCATGGGAAAAGAAGCTGTATGATGAAGTGAAG GCAGGTGAAgttatgaaatttgaatacCAAAAGAAGGTTGCTACATTGAATAGACTGAAGAAACGAGATTCTAATGTAGAAGCATTGGAGAAAGCAAAAGCAGCAGTAAGTCATCTGCACACTAGATATATTGTTGACATGCAATCCTTGGATTCAACTGTCTCAGAGATTAGTCGTCTACGAGACGAACAGTTATACCCAAAACTTGTTCAGCTTGTTAATGG GATGGCGACGATGTGGGATACGATGCGAGCTCATCATGAAATGCAATTGAAGATCGTAAGTGCATTGAGATCGATGGATCTTTCTCAATCCCCAAAAGAAACTAGTACCCATCATTACGAGCGCACGGTTCAACTGTGTGGTGTTGTGAGAGATTGGCATTCACAGTTTGAGAAGCTTGTCCGCTGTCAAAAAGATTACATTAAAGCCTTAAACAGTTGGTTGAAACAAAATGTAGTTCCTATAGAGAGTAGTTTGAAAGAGAAGGTTTCTTCTCCACCCAGAGCTCAAAGTCCTCCAATTCATAAACTCCTCCTCGCTTGGGACGATCAACTCGAGAGACTCCCAGATGAACATCTCAAAACTGCCATATTCACCTTTGGTGGTGTGATTAATACTATTATGTTGCAGCAGGATGACGAGAGGAAATTGATGTTAAAGTGGGAGGAGACCGAGAAAGAGCTCGAGCGCAAGGAGCGACATTTTAACGACTGGCATTACAAATACCAGCAACGAAGAACACCTGATGAGTTGGACCCTGAAAAGTCTGAAGATAACACTCAAGATTCCGTAGTTACGGAGAAGTTAATCGAGGTAGAGTCATGGAAAAGGAGATtagaagaggaaaaggaaactCATGCGAAGCAATGCCTTCATGTGAGGGAGAAATCGTTGTTAAGCCTTAAGAATCAGCTGCCAGAACTCTTCAGGGCTTTGTCAGAATTCTCTTTTTCTAGTTCGGAGATGTACAAGAACTTGAGATCGGTTTGTCAAGTCTAG
- the LOC111787801 gene encoding mitochondrial arginine transporter BAC2-like encodes MDFWPEFLASSWGKEFVGGGIGGVAGVVSGYPLDTLRIRQQHSTSGSALSVLRNIVSNGGPTALFRGMGAPLASVTFQNAVVFQTNAVLCSVIDPAASQTRPPSYKAVALGGFGTGALQSLILTPVELVKIRLQLQDLGNSSHSDVGSSRPGPMQVAKNIFKTEGYKGLYRGLTITMLRDAPSHCFYFWTYQFMREKLHPGCRNTGQESLRTMIVAGGLAGVASWVCCYPLDVVKTRLQAQSKISFQKYNGIMDCFYKSVKEEGYSVLWRGLGTAIARAFVVNGAVFSAYELSLRCLFSNGGLHTDHTI; translated from the exons ATGGATTTCTGGCCGGAATTTCTCGCTAGCAGTTGGGGAAAAGAGTTCGTCGGCGGCGGAATCGGCGGCGTTGCAGGCGTCGTCTCCGGCTACCCACTCGACACCCTCCGCATTCGTCAACAACACTCCACCTCCGGCTCCGCCCTCAGCGTCCTCCGCAACATCGTGTCCAATGGCGGCCCCACCGCTCTCTTCCGAGGAATGGGTGCTCCACTCGCTTCCGTCACTTTCCAG AACGCCGTTGTTTTCCAGACAAACGCCGTGCTCTGCAGTGTGATCGATCCGGCGGCGAGTCAAACCCGTCCGCCGTCGTACAAGGCGGTGGCATTAGGCGGATTCGGCACCGGAGCATTACAGAGCCTAATTTTAACACCCGTAGAGCTCGTCAAAATCCGTCTTCAATTACAGGATTTGGGAAATTCAAGCCACTCAGACGTGGGTTCGTCTCGGCCCGGGCCGATGCAGGTTGCGAAGAACATTTTCAAAACCGAAGGCTACAAAGGGCTATACAGAGGCTTAACGATCACGATGCTCAGAGACGCTCCTTCGCACTGTTTCTACTTTTGGACTTACCAATTCATGAGAGAAAAGCTTCATCCCGGCTGCAGAAACACCGGACAAGAGTCCTTGAGAACGATGATCGTCGCCGGCGGACTCGCCGGCGTCGCCAGTTGGGTTTGCTGTTACCCACTCGACGTTGTGAAAACCAGACTTCAAGCTCAGTCAAAAATTTCGTTTCAAAAGTACAATGGAATCATGGATTGTTTCTACAAGAGCGTCAAGGAAGAAGGGTACAGTGTTTTGTGGCGTGGATTGGGAACTGCCATTGCCAGAGCTTTTGTGGTTAATGGCGCCGTTTTCTCTGCTTATGAGCTCAGTTTGAGGTGTCTGTTCAGCAATGGCGGATTGCATACTGATCATACGATTTGA
- the LOC111787802 gene encoding uncharacterized protein LOC111787802: MEMATKTDVRADRRRRISSREGDRMALITGRLRNLPPSPPPSPSSPPFFHHYAHQRGHSHTGINPSFFAKDTHKNPDSGPLSQNHDVSKPKDEKAPPLLKHISINEVHNNAAIEYHFNPKKLDPIGEGSTELILSPSSVTMVQKACIDNEPLPKTKPSKPRLITSKRLNASILASQTTRVFCSLIIASLAILSQVDIPLTIIRNIVRSETVMASKPLYILLLTNATIVVARMLAEKQKDRGEAEEECEKMKEDAQNWDSAVKVLERGLVFYQAFRAFFIDFSVYAVVVICGLSVLYVFGLI; the protein is encoded by the exons ATGGAAATGGCGACCAAGACCGATGTCAGAGCGGATCGAAGGAGAAGAATTTCAAGCCGAGAAGGGGATCGAATGGCTCTCATCACCGGCCGCTTGCGAAATCTGCCTCCTTCGCCACCGCCTTCTCCCTCTTCGCCGCCATTTTTTCATCATTATGCACATCAACGCGGCCATTCGCACACTGGAATCAACCCGTCCTTCTTCGCAAAGGACACCCACAAGAATCCCGATTCCGGTCCTCTCTCTCAAAACCACg ATGTTTCCAAGCCCAAGGATGAAAAGGCTCCCCCTCTACTGAAGCATATTTCAATCAATGAAGTTCATAATAATGCTGCCATAGAATACCATTTCAATCCTAAAAAACTAGACCCCATAGGAGAAGGAAGCACTGAACTAATCTTAAGTCCGTCTTCCGTAACAATGGTTCAGAAGGCCTGCATTGATAACGAACCACTGCCAAAAACAAAGCCCTCAAAGCCTAGACTCATCACTTCAAAACGACTAAATGCCAGCATTTTAGCTTCTCAAACCACACGAGTTTTCTGTTCGCTGATCATCGCATCGTTGGCCATTCTATCGCAAGTCGATATCCCACTTACCATAATTAGAAACATAGTGAGGTCAGAGACTGTGATGGCCTCAAAACCTCTCTACATTCTACTGCTCACCAATGCAACGATCGTGGTGGCGAGAATGTTGGCTGAAAAACAGAAAGACAGGGGGGAGGCAGAGGAAGAATgtgagaaaatgaaggaagatgCACAGAACTGGGACTCAGCTGTGAAAGTTTTGGAGAGAGGTTTGGTGTTTTACCAAGCTTTTCGTGcatttttcattgattttagTGTTTATGCAGTGGTTGTTATCTGTGGCCTCTCTGTGCTGTATGTGTTTGGTTTGATCTAG
- the LOC111788635 gene encoding nitrate regulatory gene2 protein-like isoform X1: MGCSQSKIDNEEAIARCKERKIHMKEAVTTRNAFAAAHSAYSMSLKNIGAALSDYAHGEVENPQFVDVSTQPNSAITSAPAPIEPFPPPPPLPPSNFPNSLERAATMPEMNVHKSDLKPGSPIIEEEDKNENEGSVGGLRRRRSNKSKRDEGSSRNRNSELNDILANASPQVPPPPPSENRHIPPPPQQNSTYDYFFSMDLPVSTFSEVDEVYINKEEIDIKPKVVDIDDIDERRRSVKAETAEPLLEEPVEPPPSLPAEPATAVAKSSKKTNQAGSMGSIEGKRMVKPNLNLLQIFIDIDDHFLKSCESAREVSKMLEATRLHYHSNFADNRGHIDHSARVMRVITWNRSFRGLPNMDDGKDDSYAEEQETHATVLDKLLAWEKKLYDEVKAGEVMKFEYQKKVATLNRLKKRDSNVEALEKAKAAVSHLHTRYIVDMQSLDSTVSEISRLRDEQLYPKLVQLVNGMATMWDTMRAHHEMQLKIVSALRSMDLSQSPKETSTHHYERTVQLCGVVRDWHSQFEKLVRCQKDYIKALNSWLKQNVVPIESSLKEKVSSPPRAQSPPIHKLLLAWDDQLERLPDEHLKTAIFTFGGVINTIMLQQDDERKLMLKWEETEKELERKERHFNDWHYKYQQRRTPDELDPEKSEDNTQDSVVTEKLIEVESWKRRLEEEKETHAKQCLHVREKSLLSLKNQLPELFRALSEFSFSSSEMYKNLRSVCQV, translated from the exons ATGGGTTGTTCTCAGTCGAAGATCGATAATGAAGAAGCGATAGCCCGTTGTAAAGAACGGAAGATTCATATGAAGGAAGCGGTGACGACTCGAAATGCTTTCGCCGCCGCGCACTCTGCCTATTCTATGTCGCTGAAAAATATTGGAGCCGCTTTAAGTGATTATGCCCATGGTGAGGTTGAAAATCCCCAATTTGTTGATGTATCTACTCAACCTAATTCTGCCATTACTTCTGCTCCCGCCCCTATTGAACCTtttccgccgccgccgcctttGCCTCCTTCTAATTTTCCTAATTCTCTTGAAAGGGCGGCCACCATGCCTGAGATGAATGTGCACAAATCCGATCTCAAGCCAGGATCGCCGATTATTGAGGAAGaggataaaaatgaaaatgaaggcTCTGTTGGTGggttgaggaggaggagaagcaaCAAAAGTAAAAGGGATGAAGGGAGTAGCAGAAATAGAAATTCGGAGCTAAATGACATTTTGGCCAATGCATCGCCGCAagtgccgccgccgccaccatCTGAGAACCGGCACATTCCACCGCCCCCACAACAAAATTCAACTTACGATTATTTCTTCTCTATGGATTTACCCGTCTCGACTTTCTCTGAAGTTGATGAGGTATACATTAACAAAGAGGAGATTGATATAAAGCCCAAGGTAGTGGACATTGACGATATTGATGAGCGGAGAAGAAGTGTAAAGGCTGAGACAGCGGAGCCATTGCTCGAGGAGCCGGTGGAGCCGCCTCCCTCCCTGCCTGCAGAACCTGCAACTGCCGTGGCGAAGAGCTCGAAGAAGACGAACCAAGCAGGATCTATGGGGTCCATAGAGGGAAAGAGGATGGTTAAgccaaatttgaatttgttgcAGATATTTATAGATATTGATGATCATTTTCTCAAGTCTTGTGAGAGTGCCCGTGAAGTGTCCAAGATGCTTGAGGCAACACGATTACACTATCATTCAAACTTTGCTGATAATCGAG GTCACATCGACCATTCTGCCAGGGTGATGCGTGTTATTACATGGAATCGATCATTTAGGGGATTGCCTAATATGGATGATGGAAAAGATGATTCCTATgcagaagaacaagaaactcATGCAACCGTGTTAGATAAACTACTGGCATGGGAAAAGAAGCTGTATGATGAAGTGAAG GCAGGTGAAgttatgaaatttgaatacCAAAAGAAGGTTGCTACATTGAATAGACTGAAGAAACGAGATTCTAATGTAGAAGCATTGGAGAAAGCAAAAGCAGCAGTAAGTCATCTGCACACTAGATATATTGTTGACATGCAATCCTTGGATTCAACTGTCTCAGAGATTAGTCGTCTACGAGACGAACAGTTATACCCAAAACTTGTTCAGCTTGTTAATGG GATGGCGACGATGTGGGATACGATGCGAGCTCATCATGAAATGCAATTGAAGATCGTAAGTGCATTGAGATCGATGGATCTTTCTCAATCCCCAAAAGAAACTAGTACCCATCATTACGAGCGCACGGTTCAACTGTGTGGTGTTGTGAGAGATTGGCATTCACAGTTTGAGAAGCTTGTCCGCTGTCAAAAAGATTACATTAAAGCCTTAAACAGTTGGTTGAAACAAAATGTAGTTCCTATAGAGAGTAGTTTGAAAGAGAAGGTTTCTTCTCCACCCAGAGCTCAAAGTCCTCCAATTCATAAACTCCTCCTCGCTTGGGACGATCAACTCGAGAGACTCCCAGATGAACATCTCAAAACTGCCATATTCACCTTTGGTGGTGTGATTAATACTATTATGTTGCAGCAGGATGACGAGAGGAAATTGATGTTAAAGTGGGAGGAGACCGAGAAAGAGCTCGAGCGCAAGGAGCGACATTTTAACGACTGGCATTACAAATACCAGCAACGAAGAACACCTGATGAGTTGGACCCTGAAAAGTCTGAAGATAACACTCAAGATTCCGTAGTTACGGAGAAGTTAATCGAGGTAGAGTCATGGAAAAGGAGATtagaagaggaaaaggaaactCATGCGAAGCAATGCCTTCATGTGAGGGAGAAATCGTTGTTAAGCCTTAAGAATCAGCTGCCAGAACTCTTCAGGGCTTTGTCAGAATTCTCTTTTTCTAGTTCGGAGATGTACAAGAACTTGAGATCGGTTTGTCAAGTCTAG